A single window of Salmo salar chromosome ssa21, Ssal_v3.1, whole genome shotgun sequence DNA harbors:
- the LOC106582432 gene encoding trace amine-associated receptor 13c-like, whose product MEEHEEVQYCFKDRNSSCRKALLSISIYITLYIFFSLISAVTVFLNILVIISISHFKQLHTTTNLLILSLAASDLLVGLIVIPVMTVAIIEPCWVFGEYFCAFLLYITCLCTSLSLGSLVLISIDRYVAVCDPLLYHSKSTITRIMCCISITWCCCIIYDAAIIKNIVNVQVPSQCLNECFIVEGITWGNIIDFVFTMVVPCSIIITLYMKIFVVARSQARKVFSKEAASVSGVKTVQANKSERKAAKTLSIVVFNYFICWIPFLFSFFFVSFLSDNLLSFILSFLPLVNSLINPIIYAFFYPWFKVTAKHILTLRLRCS is encoded by the coding sequence ATGGAGGAACATGAAGAGGTTCAATACTGTTTTAAAGACAGAAACTCCTCTTGCAGAAAGGCTTTGCTATCGATATCTATCTACATAACACTGTACATCTTCTTCTCATTGATTTCAGCTGTTACAGTATTTTTGAACATACTGGTGATCATCTCAATCTCTCACTTCAAGCAGCTCCACACTACAACCAACctgctcatcctctctctggctgcaTCAGATCTCCTGGTGGGACTGATTGTGATACCTGTAATGACTGTAGCAATAATTGAACCGTGCTGGGTTTTTGGGGAATATTTCTGTGCGTTTCTTCTCTACATTACTTGTTTATGTACTTCTTTATCTCTGGGCAGTTTGGTCTTGATATCTATTGACCGCTATGTTGCTGTGTGTGATCCCTTATTGTACCACTCTAAATCAACAATAACAAGAATAATGTGTTGTATATCCATTACCTGGTGTTGTTGTATCATATATGATGCTGCTATTATaaaaaacattgtaaatgtacagGTACCCagtcagtgtttgaatgaatgttTTATTGTTGAAGGAATAACCTGGGGTAATATCATTGactttgtatttacaatggttgtCCCGTGCTCTATTATTATAACACTTTATATGAAAATCTTTGTGGTGGCCAGATCACAGGCCAGAAAGGTATTTTCAAAAGAGGCTGCCAGTGTGTCTGGTGTTAAAACTGTACAGGCAAATAAGTCTGAGAGAAAAGCAGCAAAAACTCTGTCTATTGTTGTTTTCAACTATTTCATTTGTTGGATTCCATTTCtattttcttttttctttgtTTCTTTTTTAAGTGACAATTTATTATCATTCATCCTCAGCTTTCTGCCACTTGTTAATTCCTTAATTAATCCAATAATTTATGCTTTCTTTTATCCATGGTTCAAAGTGACAGCTAAACATATTTTAACTCTGAGGTTAAGGTGTTCATAG